From Rhodococcus sp. B7740, one genomic window encodes:
- a CDS encoding PP2C family protein-serine/threonine phosphatase produces the protein MIHELDIEDLYENAPCGYLSVLPDMRIVRLNSTLANWLGFEVDALIGTDFTQLLTAGGRIHYETHFGPILRMYGQLDGIAIDFVTSDRRRLPVFMTANVKTDETGAPVLIRITALDARDRRTYERELLESRTRAELLAKTLQRSLLPPALLPPSGMTAAAHYHAASSDEVGGDFYDLFPLSDDRWGFFLGDVCGKGASAAAVTSLTRYTLRAAAVYDHDPVAVLHNLDSVLRQEFRENDAQFCTAVFGVLSRSDGGFEVSMASGGHPPPLVMRADGSAHYVHMTGGQLVGILRAARFVPATVTLSAGDTLMLYTDGLTEARVGTGRYDDEGALLEFATAHAPATAAIIVEDLRVLLNSFGDGLADDAAVMALGVSSVESGEG, from the coding sequence GTGATCCACGAACTCGACATCGAGGACCTGTACGAGAACGCGCCGTGCGGCTACCTCTCGGTGCTGCCGGACATGCGGATCGTGAGACTGAACTCGACGCTGGCGAACTGGCTGGGATTCGAGGTCGACGCCTTGATCGGTACCGACTTCACCCAACTCCTCACCGCTGGTGGCCGGATTCACTACGAGACCCATTTCGGTCCGATTCTGCGGATGTACGGCCAGCTCGACGGCATCGCGATCGATTTCGTGACGTCCGATCGGCGACGGCTGCCCGTGTTCATGACCGCGAACGTCAAGACGGACGAGACGGGTGCGCCGGTACTGATTCGCATCACCGCGCTCGACGCCAGGGACCGTCGCACCTACGAACGCGAGTTGCTCGAGTCCCGAACTCGAGCGGAGCTGCTGGCGAAGACCCTGCAGCGGTCGTTGCTGCCGCCTGCCCTGCTGCCGCCGTCGGGAATGACCGCTGCCGCGCACTATCACGCGGCATCGAGCGACGAGGTGGGCGGCGATTTCTACGATCTGTTCCCGCTGTCGGACGACCGGTGGGGATTCTTCCTCGGCGACGTGTGCGGCAAGGGTGCGTCGGCCGCAGCCGTGACGTCGTTGACGCGGTACACCCTGCGCGCGGCCGCGGTGTACGACCACGATCCGGTCGCTGTTCTGCACAACCTGGACTCGGTTCTGCGGCAGGAGTTCCGCGAGAACGATGCGCAGTTCTGCACCGCGGTGTTCGGAGTGCTCAGTCGCTCGGACGGAGGATTCGAGGTGTCGATGGCCAGCGGCGGTCACCCACCTCCGCTGGTGATGCGGGCCGACGGCAGCGCGCACTACGTACACATGACGGGTGGGCAACTCGTCGGAATTCTGCGTGCCGCCCGCTTCGTGCCTGCCACCGTGACGTTGAGCGCAGGCGACACCCTGATGCTCTACACCGACGGCTTGACCGAGGCCCGGGTGGGCACGGGTCGATACGACGACGAGGGCGCGCTGCTCGAGTTCGCGACAGCCCACGCCCCGGCGACGGCAGCGATCATCGTCGAGGATCTGCGAGTCCTACTGAACAGCTTCGGCGACGGATTGGCCGACGATGCAGCAGTGATGGCGCTGGGGGTGTCGTCAGTCGAGAGCGGCGAGGGCTGA
- a CDS encoding STAS domain-containing protein has translation MSADTNTAGFSIQSSNDGRAAVIAVAGELDVTTAPALSSAIDAQISTTPAALIIDLSKVSFLASAAMTVLASTQKNHGDSVAFSVVADGPTTSRPIKLMGLDQEFALHADLASALAALD, from the coding sequence ATGTCAGCCGATACGAACACCGCCGGATTCTCCATCCAGTCCAGCAACGACGGCCGCGCGGCCGTCATCGCTGTCGCCGGTGAACTCGACGTCACCACGGCCCCCGCATTGTCGAGCGCGATCGACGCCCAGATTTCCACCACGCCTGCCGCGTTGATCATCGATCTGAGCAAGGTCTCGTTCTTGGCCTCGGCTGCCATGACGGTGCTGGCATCGACGCAGAAGAACCACGGGGACAGCGTCGCCTTCTCGGTCGTCGCCGATGGGCCGACCACCAGCCGCCCGATCAAACTGATGGGTCTCGATCAGGAATTCGCGCTGCACGCAGATCTGGCGTCAGCCCTCGCCGCTCTCGACTGA
- a CDS encoding MCE family protein, whose protein sequence is MTGSPSPVQNRLLGIALVLLIVMFVGWSVTSYNKTFEDVVTVSLETDSVGNALPRNADVKVRGMIVGEVRSATTADGVVTSELAIEPDMAEMIPSNATARLLPKTLFGERYVALVLPEGKPASAITEGTVLKQDRSGNAIEVGQVLDGLLPLLQAVPPEDLSNTLGALAQGLSGRGEQLGLTIDRLENIFAGLNTELPAIQEDLRGLADFSQTYADAAPELINALDNLRTTGNTVVEKRPALESLYASVTSASSTTADFLDANSANVIGLAANSREALEVLAEFSPALGCTVAQFAEGARRGRIVTGVGDEYPGINVSMPFVNPKGRYLPNQDEPRLFEQNRGPTCPTPIERSTGEYFPQYPGGSANDGSYQVPTRNPGDQDIPTLPAPQLSPVPASYANSVTEQQTLAVVYGGATGIDPAAVPSWTTTVGAPALRGTQVTFE, encoded by the coding sequence ATGACCGGCTCCCCCTCGCCGGTCCAGAACCGACTCCTCGGAATCGCCCTTGTCCTGCTCATCGTCATGTTCGTCGGGTGGAGCGTCACCTCGTACAACAAGACGTTCGAGGACGTGGTGACGGTGTCGCTCGAGACCGACAGCGTCGGCAACGCGCTTCCCCGCAATGCGGATGTGAAGGTTCGCGGCATGATCGTCGGCGAAGTCCGCTCGGCGACGACGGCCGATGGCGTCGTCACCTCGGAGTTGGCCATCGAGCCGGACATGGCCGAGATGATTCCGTCGAACGCCACTGCGCGACTGCTGCCGAAGACGTTGTTCGGGGAGCGGTACGTCGCACTGGTCCTGCCCGAGGGCAAGCCGGCGTCCGCGATCACCGAGGGCACCGTGCTGAAGCAGGATCGCAGCGGTAACGCCATCGAGGTCGGGCAGGTACTCGACGGCCTGTTGCCGCTGCTCCAGGCGGTTCCGCCGGAGGACCTGTCGAACACCCTCGGTGCGTTGGCTCAGGGACTGAGCGGGCGTGGTGAGCAGCTCGGTCTCACGATCGACAGACTCGAGAACATTTTTGCCGGCCTCAACACGGAGTTGCCCGCAATCCAGGAAGACCTGCGCGGGCTCGCCGATTTCTCGCAGACCTACGCCGATGCCGCTCCCGAGCTCATCAACGCACTGGACAACCTACGGACCACCGGCAATACCGTCGTCGAGAAGCGCCCGGCCCTCGAATCGCTGTACGCCTCGGTGACCTCGGCCTCGTCCACCACTGCCGATTTCCTCGACGCCAACTCCGCGAACGTCATCGGATTGGCCGCGAACTCACGAGAGGCCCTCGAAGTCCTCGCCGAATTCTCACCCGCGCTCGGTTGCACCGTCGCCCAGTTCGCCGAGGGGGCCAGGCGTGGACGGATCGTCACCGGCGTCGGCGACGAGTACCCCGGCATCAACGTCTCGATGCCGTTCGTCAACCCGAAGGGTCGGTACCTACCGAACCAGGACGAGCCGAGATTGTTCGAGCAGAACCGCGGCCCGACCTGCCCTACTCCCATCGAGCGTTCGACCGGCGAGTACTTTCCGCAGTATCCGGGCGGCTCCGCGAACGACGGCTCGTACCAGGTGCCGACTCGAAACCCCGGTGACCAGGACATTCCGACGCTGCCTGCACCGCAGCTCTCCCCTGTGCCCGCCTCGTATGCGAATTCGGTCACCGAGCAGCAGACCCTGGCCGTCGTCTACGGCGGGGCCACCGGAATCGACCCCGCCGCGGTGCCGTCCTGGACCACGACGGTCGGCGCTCCCGCGCTCAGAGGAACGCAGGTCACGTTCGAGTAG
- a CDS encoding DUF6745 domain-containing protein translates to MSAVPMPSTFPRRGTFSDNPDDYAESIGAVCAQRDRWLRYGLKAGPSDRTTAESAVAQLYRRAGFDAPEFVWVPSPAAAASFVTAEQLVNEIPTTAAKAEKAPARIASLLSNSRRRMDERIDKRRIEWPRRYFHQNPNMPSDREARMTVATRSPEDAARAGISPDPIIRRTVWDSLRTSLFDGVASATRSLAPHSFGSITWYGQQEAHRVAYYDIYRTFHLAAFEREDNELLDIQSALVESTGWWWAFDDVAVMSERPTAVHTEPVPDPVHGEVRLHNSSSPAVEFGDGSGVHVLNGTVVPKWVIHDPTVERITVERNVEIRRSAIERIGWDNYLDRAGLRLVDTDADPGNPGCTLQLFATPAGWGSEGRILLAVNGSRERDGERRRYGLRVPGAFSSAVDAAGWTYGLAGADYGRLLRRT, encoded by the coding sequence GTGAGCGCCGTGCCGATGCCGTCGACATTTCCCCGTCGCGGCACATTCAGTGACAATCCCGATGACTACGCCGAGAGCATTGGTGCGGTCTGCGCGCAGCGCGATCGATGGCTCCGCTACGGCCTGAAGGCCGGCCCCTCCGATAGAACCACGGCGGAATCAGCCGTGGCACAGTTGTATCGAAGAGCCGGTTTCGACGCGCCCGAGTTCGTGTGGGTACCGTCCCCCGCTGCCGCCGCGTCCTTCGTCACGGCAGAGCAACTGGTGAACGAAATCCCCACGACCGCAGCAAAAGCCGAGAAAGCACCTGCACGCATCGCATCGTTGCTGTCGAATTCCCGTCGACGAATGGACGAGCGAATCGACAAGCGAAGAATCGAATGGCCGCGGCGGTACTTCCACCAGAATCCGAACATGCCGAGCGATCGAGAAGCGCGGATGACCGTTGCAACACGTTCACCGGAGGACGCGGCCCGAGCCGGCATCAGTCCCGATCCCATCATTCGCCGGACAGTGTGGGATTCGTTGCGCACCAGCCTATTCGACGGTGTCGCTTCTGCGACGCGAAGCCTCGCTCCGCACTCGTTCGGCAGTATCACCTGGTACGGCCAGCAGGAAGCGCATCGCGTCGCCTACTACGACATCTATCGCACCTTTCACCTCGCCGCGTTCGAGCGCGAGGACAACGAGCTTCTCGACATTCAATCGGCCCTCGTCGAATCGACGGGATGGTGGTGGGCGTTCGACGACGTCGCAGTGATGTCCGAACGCCCCACCGCAGTGCACACCGAGCCGGTTCCCGATCCGGTGCACGGTGAAGTGCGCCTGCACAATTCGTCTTCTCCAGCAGTCGAGTTCGGTGACGGCAGCGGCGTCCATGTCCTGAACGGGACCGTGGTTCCCAAGTGGGTGATCCACGATCCGACGGTCGAGCGCATCACCGTCGAACGCAACGTCGAGATCCGACGGAGCGCCATCGAACGAATCGGTTGGGACAACTATCTCGACCGAGCCGGTTTGCGACTGGTCGACACCGACGCCGATCCGGGCAATCCCGGTTGCACCCTGCAACTGTTCGCCACCCCGGCGGGCTGGGGCAGCGAGGGTCGAATCCTTCTCGCCGTCAACGGCTCTCGCGAACGGGACGGCGAGCGCCGACGCTACGGACTCCGGGTCCCCGGCGCGTTCTCGTCCGCGGTCGACGCCGCGGGCTGGACCTACGGCCTGGCCGGAGCAGACTACGGCCGGTTACTCCGCAGAACCTGA
- a CDS encoding sugar-binding transcriptional regulator has protein sequence MTDPLSVPESDLRTGHATQAARLYYFQDMTMAAIGRELGVSRSTVSRLITFARASGLVEIKISTPLGQAPRIERAFADLYDIRAHVVPVSETVDELQRLDRVATFAGRLLTSFFESDMVMGVAWGTTVSAVSRKLAPKRTHNSTVVQLNGAANTRTTGVSYATDIVRTFADAYGAVAQGFPVPAFFDYPETRRHLWRERSIKRVLELQDRMNLAVFSIGVMSGAVPSHVYSSGYLEREDRAELQRDGVVGDIATVFLRSDGSHDRIALNDRSSGPSLDRLKVVPRRVCIVAGASKLDALTAALRGGLITDLVIDDISAAQLILRSRG, from the coding sequence GTGACCGACCCACTCAGCGTGCCCGAATCGGACCTACGGACCGGCCATGCCACCCAGGCAGCGCGCCTGTACTACTTCCAGGACATGACGATGGCGGCGATCGGCCGTGAGCTGGGCGTATCTCGCTCGACGGTCTCACGACTCATCACGTTCGCGCGGGCATCGGGACTGGTGGAAATCAAGATCTCCACCCCGCTCGGTCAGGCACCGCGAATCGAGCGTGCATTCGCCGATCTGTACGACATTCGTGCACATGTCGTCCCCGTATCGGAAACCGTCGACGAATTGCAGCGCCTCGATCGCGTCGCCACTTTCGCAGGCCGATTGCTGACATCGTTCTTCGAATCCGACATGGTGATGGGCGTCGCATGGGGAACCACCGTCAGCGCCGTCAGCCGCAAGCTCGCACCCAAACGAACCCACAACTCCACCGTCGTGCAGCTCAACGGTGCAGCGAACACCCGAACCACCGGAGTCTCCTACGCCACCGACATCGTCCGAACCTTTGCCGACGCCTACGGTGCTGTCGCGCAGGGATTTCCGGTGCCCGCCTTCTTCGACTACCCCGAAACCCGCCGACACCTGTGGCGCGAACGCAGCATCAAGCGAGTACTCGAACTACAGGATCGGATGAACCTCGCCGTGTTCAGCATCGGCGTCATGAGCGGTGCCGTTCCGAGTCACGTCTACAGCTCCGGCTACCTCGAGCGCGAGGATCGAGCCGAGCTCCAACGCGACGGTGTCGTGGGCGACATCGCCACCGTGTTCCTGCGCTCCGATGGCAGTCACGACCGAATTGCGTTGAACGACAGATCGAGTGGACCGAGCCTGGATCGGCTCAAGGTGGTTCCGCGCCGAGTCTGCATCGTCGCCGGAGCGTCCAAACTCGATGCCCTCACCGCAGCGCTGCGCGGCGGATTGATCACCGACCTCGTCATCGACGACATCAGCGCGGCCCAGTTGATCCTTCGCTCACGCGGCTGA
- a CDS encoding MIP/aquaporin family protein, with the protein MARKEPEWGLPAHMAAEFAGTMILILVGVGVVAQVVSGGESGSLGDHDSIAWAWGLGVMFGIYVAGRITGAHLNPAVTITFALFRGFSWKMVAPYILAQTAGAFVAALLVRWNYNDMINAVDPGHTTATQTIFSTLPGNGTLPVSVSSALIDQIIGTAILLFLIVAVTDSLGTAPMANMAPLIVGLIVVAIGFAWATNAGYAINPARDFGPRLASYITGYGGAWRDQYGGLYFWVPIVGPLVGGPIGVLLYDLLIGRNLRKDEGSTPEPPSRLPADTQTTGEKP; encoded by the coding sequence ATGGCTCGTAAGGAACCGGAATGGGGACTGCCGGCGCACATGGCTGCCGAGTTCGCCGGAACCATGATTCTCATTCTGGTCGGCGTCGGCGTCGTCGCGCAGGTGGTCTCGGGCGGTGAATCGGGAAGTCTCGGAGACCACGACTCGATCGCCTGGGCATGGGGCCTGGGGGTGATGTTCGGCATCTACGTCGCCGGTCGAATCACCGGCGCGCACCTCAACCCCGCGGTCACGATCACGTTCGCACTCTTCCGCGGATTCAGCTGGAAGATGGTTGCGCCCTACATCCTCGCGCAGACCGCAGGTGCCTTCGTGGCCGCGCTGCTGGTGCGCTGGAACTACAACGACATGATCAATGCAGTCGACCCCGGGCACACCACCGCCACCCAGACGATCTTCTCGACGCTTCCCGGCAACGGAACGTTGCCTGTCAGCGTCTCCTCTGCACTGATCGATCAGATCATCGGCACCGCGATCCTGCTGTTCCTCATTGTGGCAGTGACCGATTCGCTCGGCACCGCGCCGATGGCCAACATGGCTCCGCTGATCGTCGGCCTCATCGTGGTCGCCATCGGCTTCGCCTGGGCCACCAACGCCGGATACGCGATCAATCCGGCCCGAGATTTCGGACCTCGCCTGGCGTCGTACATCACCGGATACGGTGGAGCCTGGCGAGATCAATACGGCGGCCTGTACTTCTGGGTCCCGATCGTCGGACCTCTCGTAGGCGGACCGATAGGAGTGTTGTTGTACGACCTGCTCATCGGTAGGAACCTGCGCAAAGACGAAGGTTCGACGCCCGAGCCGCCATCACGACTCCCAGCAGACACCCAGACCACAGGAGAGAAGCCATGA
- the glpK gene encoding glycerol kinase GlpK: MTEFAGKYVAAIDQGTTSSRCMIFDHAGTVVAVDQKEHKQIFPQAGWVEHDASEIWDNVRAVAAGAMAAADLTREDIAAVGITNQRETALVWERATGKPIYNAIVWQDTRTDRIATALGGGDANKYTAKTGLPLATYFSGPKVKWILDNVDGARAKAEAGELCFGNMDTWVLWNMTGGTDGGLHYTDPTNASRTLLMDLDTLQWDEQICADMDIPMSMLPEIRSSSEVYGTGRERGPFRGVPISGILGDQQAATFGQACLSPGEAKNTYGTGNFVLLNTGTEKVMSKNGLLTTVCYKIGDQPTVYALEGSIAVTGSLVQWLRDNLGMISSAADIETDARSVDDNGGAYFVPAFSGLFAPHWRSDARGAIVGLTRFVNKGHLARAVLEATAYQTREVIEAMNADSGVDLEVLKVDGGMVVNELLMQFQSDILNVDVVRPVVAETTALGAAYAAGLAVGYWESEDDIRQNWAEDKTWTPSMDENQRAKLYAGWKKAVTRTLDWVDEE, encoded by the coding sequence ATGACCGAGTTCGCAGGAAAGTACGTCGCCGCGATCGATCAGGGAACCACGTCCTCACGCTGCATGATCTTCGATCACGCCGGTACCGTCGTCGCGGTCGATCAGAAGGAACACAAGCAGATCTTCCCGCAGGCCGGCTGGGTCGAGCACGACGCGTCGGAGATCTGGGACAACGTGCGCGCCGTCGCGGCCGGTGCCATGGCCGCTGCCGATCTGACGCGCGAGGACATCGCCGCAGTCGGCATCACCAACCAGCGTGAGACGGCGCTGGTGTGGGAGCGCGCGACGGGCAAGCCGATCTACAACGCCATCGTCTGGCAGGACACCCGAACCGATCGGATCGCCACCGCACTGGGTGGGGGCGACGCCAACAAGTACACCGCGAAGACCGGGCTGCCCCTGGCGACCTACTTCTCCGGACCCAAGGTCAAGTGGATCCTCGACAACGTCGACGGAGCACGCGCCAAAGCCGAAGCGGGAGAACTGTGTTTCGGCAACATGGACACGTGGGTGCTGTGGAACATGACCGGCGGAACGGACGGTGGGCTGCACTACACCGATCCGACCAACGCCTCGCGTACCCTGCTCATGGATCTCGACACGTTGCAGTGGGACGAGCAGATCTGTGCGGACATGGACATCCCGATGTCGATGTTGCCCGAGATTCGCTCGAGCTCCGAGGTGTACGGCACCGGCCGTGAGCGCGGTCCGTTCCGCGGGGTACCGATTTCCGGCATCCTGGGCGACCAGCAGGCAGCCACCTTCGGGCAGGCCTGCCTGTCTCCCGGCGAGGCCAAGAACACCTACGGCACAGGCAATTTCGTGCTCCTCAACACCGGCACCGAAAAGGTCATGAGCAAGAACGGCCTGCTGACCACGGTCTGCTACAAGATCGGCGACCAGCCGACGGTGTACGCGCTCGAGGGTTCCATCGCCGTGACGGGTTCGCTGGTGCAGTGGCTGCGCGACAACCTGGGCATGATCTCCTCGGCCGCCGACATCGAGACGGACGCACGGTCGGTGGACGACAACGGCGGTGCCTACTTCGTCCCCGCGTTCTCCGGTCTCTTCGCCCCACACTGGCGGTCGGATGCGCGCGGTGCCATCGTGGGACTGACGCGATTCGTCAACAAGGGACACCTGGCCCGCGCCGTCCTCGAGGCCACCGCGTATCAGACGCGTGAGGTGATCGAGGCCATGAACGCAGACTCCGGCGTCGATCTGGAGGTACTCAAGGTCGACGGCGGCATGGTGGTCAACGAGCTGCTGATGCAGTTCCAGTCCGACATCCTGAACGTCGACGTGGTTCGGCCTGTCGTGGCCGAAACCACCGCTCTCGGAGCGGCATACGCGGCCGGCCTCGCCGTCGGGTACTGGGAGAGCGAGGACGACATCCGTCAGAACTGGGCCGAGGACAAGACATGGACGCCGTCCATGGACGAGAACCAGCGGGCGAAGCTCTACGCCGGCTGGAAGAAGGCAGTAACACGTACTCTCGATTGGGTTGATGAAGAATGA
- a CDS encoding glycerol-3-phosphate dehydrogenase/oxidase, with translation MSSTTTALSPQSRADALARMEAEELDILVIGGGVVGAGTALDAVTRGLKVGLLEARDYAAGTSSRSSKLFHGGLRYLEQFNFALVFEALKERSLVLNKLCPHLARPVPFIYPLEKVIDRPYVGLGIGVYDVMGAGRGVPSHHKHLGKKKTLESFPSGKRSAIRGAVKFYEGQVDDARHTMMLARTAAAYGALCANSTRVTGFLREDDKVVGVVASDLETGRSFEVRAKQVINAAGVWTDEVQQMVGGRGQFQVRASKGVHLVVPRNRINSATGIITRTEKSLLFVIPWGSHWIIGTTDTDWKLDLAHPAASQSDIDYILGHVNKLLADPLDRTDVVGVYAGLRPLLFGESDSTSTLSREHAVSSPVRGLTVIAGGKYTTYRVMAKDAVDSAVHGLERTVPKCVTEDIPLVGADGYLGAFNSRALTAERTGMRVSRVEHLLGRYGTLMGELLDLIDGNPELGEPLESAPEYLKAEAVYAASHEGARHLEDILTRRTRISIEVPDRGEAAADEVARLVAPILGWDDQHVAEEIEHYRLRVLAERDSQQQPDDDTADAARLGAPDVRAGVS, from the coding sequence ATGAGTTCCACCACAACGGCTTTGAGCCCGCAGTCGCGCGCCGACGCGCTGGCGAGGATGGAAGCCGAAGAGCTCGACATCCTGGTGATCGGCGGCGGCGTCGTCGGCGCGGGCACCGCACTCGACGCCGTCACACGCGGCCTGAAGGTCGGTCTGCTCGAAGCGCGTGACTACGCGGCCGGCACGTCCAGCCGCTCGAGCAAGCTCTTCCACGGCGGTCTGCGCTACCTCGAGCAGTTCAACTTCGCGTTGGTGTTCGAGGCGCTCAAGGAGCGTTCGCTGGTACTGAACAAGCTCTGCCCGCATCTCGCTCGTCCGGTGCCGTTCATCTATCCGCTGGAGAAGGTGATCGACCGCCCGTACGTCGGGCTCGGCATCGGCGTGTACGACGTCATGGGTGCCGGACGCGGCGTGCCGAGCCATCACAAGCACCTCGGCAAGAAGAAGACACTCGAGTCCTTCCCGTCCGGCAAGCGCTCGGCGATCCGCGGTGCGGTGAAGTTCTACGAGGGTCAGGTCGACGATGCTCGGCACACGATGATGCTCGCCCGTACGGCGGCCGCCTACGGTGCGTTGTGCGCCAACAGCACTCGCGTCACGGGCTTCCTGCGGGAGGACGACAAGGTCGTCGGCGTCGTGGCGAGCGACCTCGAAACGGGCCGCTCCTTCGAGGTACGGGCCAAGCAGGTCATCAATGCTGCCGGTGTCTGGACCGACGAGGTGCAGCAGATGGTCGGTGGACGTGGACAATTCCAGGTTCGCGCGTCCAAGGGTGTGCACCTGGTGGTGCCGCGCAATCGCATCAACAGTGCCACCGGCATCATCACGCGAACCGAGAAGAGTCTGCTGTTCGTCATCCCGTGGGGAAGTCATTGGATCATCGGTACGACCGATACCGACTGGAAGCTCGATCTGGCTCACCCGGCCGCGAGCCAGAGCGACATCGACTACATCCTGGGCCACGTGAACAAGCTGCTCGCCGATCCGTTGGACCGCACCGACGTCGTCGGTGTGTACGCGGGACTGCGACCGTTGCTGTTCGGTGAATCCGATTCCACCAGCACACTCTCGCGTGAGCACGCGGTGTCCAGTCCGGTGCGCGGATTGACGGTGATCGCGGGTGGCAAGTACACCACCTATCGTGTGATGGCCAAGGACGCAGTCGATTCCGCAGTGCACGGGCTCGAGCGGACGGTACCGAAGTGCGTCACCGAGGACATTCCGCTCGTCGGTGCCGATGGCTACCTCGGGGCGTTCAACTCCCGCGCCCTGACGGCCGAGCGCACCGGTATGCGTGTCTCACGCGTCGAGCATCTTCTGGGTCGGTACGGCACTCTGATGGGTGAGTTGTTGGACTTGATCGACGGCAACCCCGAGCTCGGCGAGCCTCTCGAGAGTGCGCCGGAGTACCTGAAGGCCGAGGCCGTGTATGCCGCGAGTCACGAAGGCGCGCGGCACCTCGAAGATATTCTGACGCGTCGTACCCGCATCTCCATCGAGGTTCCCGATCGTGGTGAAGCGGCGGCCGACGAGGTGGCCCGGTTGGTGGCACCCATCCTGGGATGGGACGACCAGCACGTTGCCGAAGAGATCGAGCACTATCGGCTTCGAGTTCTGGCAGAACGGGATTCGCAGCAACAGCCCGATGACGACACTGCTGATGCAGCCCGCCTCGGGGCACCGGACGTGCGTGCCGGGGTGAGCTGA
- a CDS encoding TetR/AcrR family transcriptional regulator, which yields MTERQPRSATATRARILDAARAQFGADGYDRTTMRSVAATAGVDAAMVVRYFRTKEALFAEAATFELDIPDLTHVPPERIAEVLMPRFFQVWEEDGTFLALMRAAATNAAAATTMQQVFATQVAPALAAVSPDRYAERAALVGTQVLGLVFARYILAVPPLAEMTHEQLVRWVGPTLRRYLTEPLD from the coding sequence ATGACCGAACGACAGCCTCGATCCGCGACCGCCACCCGGGCTCGCATTCTCGACGCAGCCCGCGCCCAATTCGGGGCCGACGGCTACGACCGCACCACCATGCGATCCGTCGCCGCCACCGCGGGCGTCGACGCGGCGATGGTCGTCAGGTATTTCCGAACCAAGGAAGCGTTGTTCGCCGAGGCCGCCACGTTCGAACTCGACATTCCGGATCTGACCCACGTCCCACCGGAGCGCATTGCAGAAGTGTTGATGCCCAGGTTCTTCCAGGTCTGGGAGGAAGACGGAACGTTCCTCGCCCTGATGCGCGCTGCGGCCACCAATGCCGCGGCGGCAACGACCATGCAGCAGGTGTTCGCCACCCAGGTCGCGCCGGCGCTGGCCGCAGTCTCGCCGGATCGGTATGCGGAGCGGGCTGCCCTGGTGGGAACCCAGGTACTCGGTCTGGTGTTCGCACGCTACATCCTCGCGGTACCTCCATTGGCCGAGATGACCCACGAGCAGTTGGTTCGGTGGGTAGGACCGACGCTGCGGCGCTACCTCACCGAACCACTCGACTGA